CAATAACGTACTAACGTTTGCCGGAACTGCGGGCGAAACTCAAACGCTGCAGGTCTTCGTCAAAGGCGACGAAGTGGCGGAAGCAGACGAAACATTTACCGTAAGATTGTCAAACCTGTCTGCGTCGGATCGAGACATTCTGGTGTCTGACAACGAGGGCGTCGGCACAATTGTGGACGACGATGGTGTCCCGGTCGTGATTTCTGTCGACACGGTAGCCGCCACAGAACAGGCCGGGACGGTGGTCACCATCACTGCCACCGCTGCGTCGGCCGTAACTGGCAATCAATCCGTGGACGTTGCCGTCAGCGGGACGGGAATCACACCGGGCGATTACAACCTCAGCGCCGTCACAATCCCGATTGCCGACGGACAGACGGTCGGTACCACCACGTTCACGATTCTGGACGATGCCGTCGTAGAACTTAACGAAAACGCGACCATCACGTTGGTGAATGCGTCGGTGGGCGTCAGGTTTGCGGCGACGCAGTCAGTGGATATTTCCATCGCTGACAATGACGCCGCTACGCTATCGGTTGCAGACGTCACTGTTGTCGAATCGGACACAGACGACACCATTCTGGTGTTTGAAGTTGTACTGAACAATGCCGTTGATGCTCCGTTCACCGTTGACTACGCAACAGCAGATGGCACAGCTACTGTGGCCGATGGCGATTACGTTTCGGGCACCGGAACGCTCACCTTTGACGGAACCGCCGGTGAAACTCAAACCGTAGCCGTCGTGGTGACTGGCGATCAGACGGTGGAACTGGATGAAATGTTCGTCCTCGACCTATCCAACGTTATGGCAAACGGCCGCAACGTCACGATCGCTGATGCTCAGGCAGAAGGCACCATTGAAAACAACGACGCCGCTCAACTTTGGATCGACGACGTTTCAATAGAAGAAGGTAATGCGGGCAGTACAACCTTCACATTTACGGTCCGACTGGATGCCGCAGTCGACGGGCCAGTGACTATTGACTTTGCTACGAACGACGGAACCGCAGTGGCGGGAGACGACTACGTTGCCAGTAGCGGCACTGGTCTCACGTTCTCCGGCACGGCCGACGAAACACAGACGATTCAGGTGACAGTCAACGGCGACACGACCGCCGAACTGGATGAAACATTCGTCGTCGACCTGACAAACATCGACGCCAATGGCCGCAACGTCACGATCGGTGATTCTCAAGGCGTGGGCACGATCATCGATGACGACGGAATCAAGGTGAATCTCGGCCTGAGTGCTTCCGCCGGAACTGAAGCCGGCACAACCGTGATTACCGTGGCGGCGACAACTCAGGAAGCTGTCACGCAGGACCAAACCGTGCAGATCATGGTAACGGGCACCGGTGTGACTGCTGGCGACTACACACTGTCGACGACGACCATCACAATTCCGGCCAATCAAGCCGTCGGTCTGGCCACCTTTACAATCGTGGACGACCCGCTGGCGGAAGACACTGAAATCGCAATGCTCACGCTGCATTCGCCGTCGGTTGGGCTAAGTCTTGGAAGCGTCCGTTCGCTGCCGATCAGTATCGCAGATAACGACGCCGCGTCGCTAAGTATCGCGGACGTCAGTATGGAAGAAGGTACGTCCGGAACGTCGACCGTGTTTACCTTTACGGTGACATTAAACGGCGGCACGGGCGATGCCTTCACCGTTGACTACGCGACCTCCGATGTCAGCGCGGTGGCGGGAGACGACTACACGGCGACAAACGGCCGACTGACGTTTTCCGGAGCCGATCAGGAAACGCAAACGTTCACGGTGGAAGTCAATGCCGACAGCGCCATCGAACCGGACGAAGACTTCCTTGTGACTTTGTCGAATATCATTCCTACTGGTCCCGTGATCACGCTGGCGAAGGCAGAAGCGACCGGAACGATCGTTAACGATGATCGGCTGGCCGTGAATCTCGCCGTCAGCGAGAGCAGTGTCAGCGAAGTCAGTGGCACCGTCGTCACATTAACCGCCAGTGTTGACACTCCGGTTGTGGGTAACCAAAGCGTTGAAGTTCAGGTTTCCGGTACGGGCATTACAGGAAGCGACTACACACTGTCGTCCGTCACCATCAATATTCCCCACGGACAGATGTCTGGCTCCGCAACGTGGTTCGCAAAACTGGATGGGCTGCTGGAACCTGCCGAAGTCGCGACTCTGGCGATTATCAATCCATCCAGTGGTCTGGAACTTGGAACCAACACGTCTGACGATGTCGTGATTGTCGACCATACAACAGTTGTGCTGGATTCAGTCAGCAAGTTCCCGGGTAACCAACCAACACTGACCTGGCAGGATGTTCCCGGAGCCGTCGGCTACGAAATCTGGTTCTCTCGAATCTTCCCTGCGACAACTCGAATCTATTCTGCCAACGACCTGACGCTTAGCGAATGGACTCCACCGGAAACCCTCGATCCCGCGTTCTATCGATATTGGGTGCGAGCCTACGATGCGAGCGGGACCACTTCCTTCTGGTCCGACAGCAAATCCTTTGAAGTGCAACCGACCCTGGTTTCACCACTCACGCCGACCTTCAACAAGCGGCCCACGTTCGAATGGGACGCCATCCCGTTTGCAACGTCTTATGAATTGTTCGTCCGCACCAGCAGTGGCGACATGATTATGGACGATCTGACGGACACCACGTGGACTCCGACAGAAGACCTGCCCGATGGCAATATTCGATGGTGGGTGCGAGCGACCGATGCTACCGGTAACCGTGGCTGGAGTGAGGTGGGGCTGACAAGCGTCGACAGCCGCACAACGGTGCTCACGCCAACAGGTTCCGGCACGGACACCACTCCGCTGATTTCCTGGGTGCCGATCATCGGCGCGGGCCGCTACATACTGCACGTGCAGAACCTTGATACAGACACCGTGGCGATACGCGAAGAAAATCTAACCACCACGTCGTACACGCCAACCACGCCGCTGCCAGCGGGCAATTTCCGAGTCTGGGTGAAGGCGATCGACGCGGCTACGAACACGTTCTCGTCCGGTCTGTGGAGTCGCGGAGTCGACTTCAGCATCACGGTGACGGCCCTTGAACCTCGGGAAACCGATTCGGTGCCGATGATTCAACTGACAGTGCTGTCAGCAGAAGGCTCAAGCGTAAATGCCGTCGTGAAGCAGGACTCAGCTGATGAAGCAGTGGTTGAACGACCTGTCGACCGTGGTCAGCTTGAACTCACTGCCGACCAGCGAATGGTGAATGCCCCGTCGGATGCAGCCGTCGCGGTCGCGTCGTCCCACGTCAAGGCCGCACCAGTCGGTGACAACACGTTCCTGGACACCGAATTGGCATGGTTGGACAGCGTGATGGCTCAGCTTCCGCTGATGTTAGAGTAGTCAATGGTCGGCCAGTAACACCGCGCCTCGGTTCTTCGCTATCGAGGCTGACATTTGCTGCGGGGCTGCAGAGCGTCAGTAACGAACTGCACGACGCCGACGCCGTGGCAAGTGAATCCTGTTCCTCACGTACATCCGCAGCTTTGAGCATTTTCAAATGCTGCCGTTGTGGGGGGGCAGGTCTGTCGCTGCGGAAGTACCTTCGGTTTGCCCGCCACTCGTGTGCATCCCGTGCCCTGCGCGACGGCGCTAAGCTTGAACCGAAATAGCTCGGTCGGGCGGAGGACACTTGGTGGTTCACCGTTGATTGTCTGTGACCGAACTCAAGCCTGACCAACACCGACTCAAAATAACAGGACGTGCCGCGGAACTAGCGTTTGACGACTTCCACCAGAATGCCACCCATTTTCATGACTTCATGAAACCGCGTGAACCACAGTTCGCGGTCCCATTCCAAGCCCACACGATCGCAGGCGTCTCGCAATTCGCCGCGTGAAAATGTGCGGCACTTCCAGGTGTGGCTGGTGAGCAGCCCGGAGATCGAGTCTTCTGTGACAAGCAGCAGAGCCACGCCGCCTGGTTTCAGTACGCGAGCGAACTCCGACAGGCCTGGCAGCGGGTCCGGTATGTGTTCCAGCACGTAGCCACAGGTGACGCAGTCGAACGAGTTATCTCGAAACGGCATTTGCATCATATCGGCCGCCACAAAGAACGGGCGATCGGAATCCAATCGTTCGCGAGCTCGCCGCAGCATTTCTGCGGACAGGTCGAATCCGACAATTTCTGCGTCGGGTTGAGCGGTCTGAAGCAGGTGCCGAATGATCTGACCGGCTCCGGATCCCACGTCCAAAATGCGGTCAAAACGTGACGAATCGAATCGGCCAGACTTAAAAAGCTGGCCCATCAAAGGTTCATGAAGCGACAGGATACTGCTAAACTTCAGCACGGCGCCCTGAGGCCCGTCGTACAGTTTTTTAACTGAACTCTGATACTGGTTTAACGGCTGCTCCCGAATTCCGCCAAATTCCGCAAACCGACGCACCTTGCTTTTTGCTGCTGAACGCCACTTCGATACTGCCTTCTTCACGATGACTCCGATTCATTAAACAGGTGGGACTCACCAGACATACCAACAGCATCGATCTGCGTGAGGGTGGAAAAGCATACCGTCGATCCACCACCAGCCAAAGGCCGCAGCGGCCTGAAATGGTGGCTTTTTACGGCGAAGTTCCTGGGGGAAGTCCAGGCCCGCCATTATTCGTCGACAAACCGGCCCATTGAGTCGTAAGTCATTTATTCAAAACATGTTGCAGCTTCTACGTCACCCCTCAAAATCCGGTCAATTCGCAACGAACCGTCAGGAATTGAGTGACCGCCCCTTGAGATTTTGCCGGTCTCACGCCATTATGTGGCACGAAAAGAGGCGAATGTACGCGAGAGAAAACTGAGCCTTTTGATTGCCTCATCCGAACATTGGACGTTTTGAAGAACAAGGTTCCTTGCGAGTACTCTTCGTCTGTACAGGTAATACGTGTCGTAGCCCGATGGCTGAGGCCGTTTTCAGAAGGCTGGCCAGCAACCGGCTGGACTGTCACGAACAGAAATTGTTGGATCACAAGATCGACGTGTTGTCGGCCGGCGTAGCGGCTGCCGACAGCGCTCCGGCGGCTGCTGAGGCGATTCGTGTCCTGGGAGACCGGGGAATCGATCTTTCAAATCACCTCAGTCAGCAGGTGACCAATGAAATGCTGGAAAAATCAGAATTGGTGCTGACAATGACAGCGAGCCATCTCGAAGTTCTTCGAAATGCACGGCCGGATTTGGCAGACCGAATGCGAGTGTTGAGGCCGGATGGGGGCGATATCTCCGATCCGATCGGCGGCGGATTAACTGAATACCAGGATTGCGCCGACGAGATTACCAGTTGTCTGGATTCTCTCCTCGACGACTTAATCAAAAAGGATACCCCGGGCAAATGAGAATAGCCATCGCCAGCGATCACCGTGGCTTTCAGATGAAAAACCGACTGATTCAGTTGGTTCAAAGTCTGGGTCATGATGTCACCGACTTCGGCCCTGATTCGACGGATAGCGTCGATTACCCCGACTTCGCACAGCACGTTTGCGAAGGAATCACGTCTGGTGACTACGATCGTGGTGTGCTGATCTGCGGTACGGGTATCGGCATGTGTATCACGGCTAACAAGTTCGACGGAATCCGAGCGGCCAATTGCAACGACAGTGTGACGGCCGAATACAGTCGTCTGCACAACGACGTCAATGTCGTCTGTCTTTCGGCCGACCAACTCAGTGACCAGCTGGCCGATCAGATTCTGCAGATCTGGTTGAAAGCCGAATTCGAAGGTGGTCGCCACGCTCGGCGATTGGACAAGATTGCAGAGATTGAAAAATCGCCGTCTGCCGAACTCACGCCAGGTGCTTGAAATCCGTTGAACGATCCTCTGCCGCCGTGCCAACTGCATGTCGACGCGATTCCGCAAACCGGCCAGCGGAACATGCAGCTCGACGGCGAAATGCTGCAACAGGTCGTGGATGATGAATCCACTTCCATCGTGCGCATCTACCGTTGGGATCAGCCCACTGTTTCGCTGGGCTACTTCCAAAAGCACGATGAACACACCGATCCTCGGTTGCAGCAATGTGATCGAGTTCACCGCGTCACTGGTGGTGGTGCGATCCTGCACGACGACGAATTGACTTACTCGTGCGCCGTCCCGGCCGTTCATCCGATCCGCAGCCACCCAACGGAATTGTACTGCGACGTACACTCAGCAATTGTCAGCGTGCTACATACGTGCGGTGCGACCTGTGCGATGCGGAAGGACACCGCACCATCAGCGGTCGATCCCAATGCCGACGAACCGTTCCTGTGTTTTCTTCGAGCCGACCCGCGTGATGTCGTTCTCCAGGGACACAAGATTCTCGGCAGCGCCCAACGCCGGCGCAAAGGGGCCATTTTGCAGCACGGAAGCATTCTGCTTCGGCATTCAACATTGACTCCGGAAATCCCCGGCATCATTGATCTCTGCCCCGATTTTGACGTCGTTCAATTTACGGAACTGCTACCGAAAGCAGTCGCGCGGGCGGTCGCCAACGACATTTGCTAACGGCTTGTTGATTCGTGGCAACGCTGATTTTTGGAGCGGATGCAGTTTTTGCGGGCGTTCCACTGCCATGCGTCTGTTATCGTCGTATGATGGCGAACAGCGGCCAAAGCGACGGACTGGGGGAAGCAATCATGTGGCATACTTCGAGCGGCGATCGGATTCTTTCGGGCGCAGAAGCGAAGCTGTTCAAAGCGGCTTTAACCGGTCTGGTTGAAGAAACGATGCTGTCAGACTGCGACTTCTGCGGATGCGGCATCGAACTGTTTGATGAGCTCACTTCTTCACAGCGACTGGCTGTCCTTGAAGGGATCGCAACAGCGCTGCTGACAGACACGGTCGATATGCCAAATCTAACCGCGGTCAACGAATCCGCGGTCGCAGCGGTGTTTGAGTACGCCAGGTTTGAGGTCGAACTCGAAATCGACGATTGCACTGCGGGCACCACGTGGCGTCAGATGGTCTTTGATTCGTACCACGAATGTTTCGCAAACGAAAGCGGTAGCGATTCAGAGCATTGCTGTCCGGCACACGCGGGCAGCGACTGTCGTACTGAATGGCATTGGGCCGTTGAATCCCTCGCGGACCGCGTTCTGTGGGATCGCGATTTTGAGATGGTTGGCAGCTTTCTAGATGAGCCCCCCGAAAAGGCGGCCATGATGCGGCAGGTGCTGGGCATCGACGACGACTATTTCTCCGCCGCTGCCGACGATTTCACGACACGCGATGCCGCTGAGCAGTCGATCGGGCGTCTGACCAGAAT
This DNA window, taken from Fuerstiella marisgermanici, encodes the following:
- a CDS encoding class I SAM-dependent methyltransferase, which translates into the protein MKKAVSKWRSAAKSKVRRFAEFGGIREQPLNQYQSSVKKLYDGPQGAVLKFSSILSLHEPLMGQLFKSGRFDSSRFDRILDVGSGAGQIIRHLLQTAQPDAEIVGFDLSAEMLRRARERLDSDRPFFVAADMMQMPFRDNSFDCVTCGYVLEHIPDPLPGLSEFARVLKPGGVALLLVTEDSISGLLTSHTWKCRTFSRGELRDACDRVGLEWDRELWFTRFHEVMKMGGILVEVVKR
- a CDS encoding low molecular weight protein arginine phosphatase yields the protein MRVLFVCTGNTCRSPMAEAVFRRLASNRLDCHEQKLLDHKIDVLSAGVAAADSAPAAAEAIRVLGDRGIDLSNHLSQQVTNEMLEKSELVLTMTASHLEVLRNARPDLADRMRVLRPDGGDISDPIGGGLTEYQDCADEITSCLDSLLDDLIKKDTPGK
- the rpiB gene encoding ribose 5-phosphate isomerase B, coding for MRIAIASDHRGFQMKNRLIQLVQSLGHDVTDFGPDSTDSVDYPDFAQHVCEGITSGDYDRGVLICGTGIGMCITANKFDGIRAANCNDSVTAEYSRLHNDVNVVCLSADQLSDQLADQILQIWLKAEFEGGRHARRLDKIAEIEKSPSAELTPGA
- a CDS encoding lipoate--protein ligase family protein, whose amino-acid sequence is MNDPLPPCQLHVDAIPQTGQRNMQLDGEMLQQVVDDESTSIVRIYRWDQPTVSLGYFQKHDEHTDPRLQQCDRVHRVTGGGAILHDDELTYSCAVPAVHPIRSHPTELYCDVHSAIVSVLHTCGATCAMRKDTAPSAVDPNADEPFLCFLRADPRDVVLQGHKILGSAQRRRKGAILQHGSILLRHSTLTPEIPGIIDLCPDFDVVQFTELLPKAVARAVANDIC